The genomic region TGCGCCGCACCGGCCTGCAGGCACCCGCGGCGGCGCCCGAACCGCCGCGCACCGTACGGGAGATCGACGGCCTCCAGGTGGACACCGACGCGCTGGACGTGCGGGTGGACGGCCGCCCGGTGCCGCTCACCCCGACCGAGCTGCGCCTGCTGCTGGAGTTCACCGCCGCGCCCGGCATCCTGTTGGAGCGTCAGACACTGCTGGAACGGGTCTGGGACTACGCCTGGGGCGCCGACACCCGCGTGGTGGACGTCCATGTGCAGCGGCTGCGGGCGAAGATCGGCGCGGACCGGATCGAGACCGTGCGCGGCTTCGGCTACCGGCTGCGGCGACTGCGCGGCGGTGGCACGTGAACCTGCGCCGGCAGATCGCCGTCACCGTCGCGGTGGTCTCCTTCCTGGTCGCGCTCACCGTCGGCCTGCTGGTCCACCGGGCCTCGGTGGCCCAGCACACCGCACAGTCCCGCGCGGCCGCCGAGGCCGCGTTGGACGCCGTGCTGGACTACTACGACCGCACCGGAGCGCTGCCCTCGGCCTGGCACGCGCAGATCGACGCCCCGGGGCTGCCGGCCCCGCTGAGCCGGCTCGCCGCCCAGGGCCGGCACGGCTCGATGCTCGGCGACGGACCGGCACCCGGGCACGGATCACCGCTCGGGCACGGATCACCGGGCAGCGCGATGTGGGCGGCGGGCCGCGCCGACGGCAAGGTCTTCTCGGTCTGGATCGACTACGCCCCCGACGCCCGGGCGATCGCCGCACTGGACCGCACCATCATGGTCTCGGCGGCGCTCTCGGTGGTCGTCACCGCGCTGGCCGGTGTGCTGGTCGCCCACCGGATCAGCCGCCGGCTGCGCACCGCCGCCCGGATCGCCCGCACCATCGCCCAGGGCGACCTGGAGGCCCGGATCGGCCCGCTCGGCCGCCCGCGTGACGAGGTCGCGGAGCTGGCCGCCGCGCTGGACTCGATGTCGACGGTGCTGAGCAGCAAGCTGGCCAACGAGCAGCGGTTCACCGCCGACGTCGCGCACGAGCTGCGCACCCCGCTCACCGGGCTGCTCACCGCGGCCGAGCTGCTGCCGCCGGGACGGCCGACCGAACTGGTGCAGGACCGGGTCCGGGTGCTGCGCGGGCTCACCGAGGACCTGTTGGAGGTCTCCCGGCTGGACGCCGGCGCCGAGACCCCCGAACTGGCCCGGGTCACCCTCGGTCCGCTGCTCAAGCGGATGCTCGACCCCGCGGTGGAGCTGCGGGTCCGGGCCGACGCCGAGGTGACCACCGACCCCCGCCGGCTCGACCGGGTGCTCGGCAACCTGGTCGCCAACGCTCGGCGGCACGGCGCCGCACCCGTGGTGGTGACGGTGGACGGCCCGGCGATCAGCGTCCGCGACCACGGCCCCGGCTATCCGGCCGAGGTGCTGGCGGACGGGCCGCAGCGGTTCCGCACCGGCGCCCGGGCCCGCGGGCAGGGGCACGGACTCGGCCTGACGATCGCCCAGGGGCACGCGGCGGCGCTCGGCGTCCGGCTGCGGCTGGGCAACCATCCGGACGGCGGGGCGCTGGCCGAACTGGTCTTCCCCGGCTGAACGGTCTTCCTCGACCGAACGGTGGTCCCCGGCCGAACGGTCGTCCCAGGTCGAGAGCGCAGGCAAAGGGCCCCGCGGGGGGACGGGGCCCTTTGTCGCTCAGCACACGGCGTCAGGGCTGCGCCGGTGCTGGGTGGCGGCGCCGGGGGAGGAGCGCCGCCACTATTCGGTTGGCTTCGGGGTGTGCGCCGGGCGGATGCCGGAGAGGTGGTCCGGGCCGCCGATCGGGCGCCTCGTCCTCACGGAGCGTGAGGTGATACCCACTGTGACCGCCGATGGGCGGGAGCAGCGGAGCGGATGGTCCACCGGCCGGACACGGCCACCGGCAAACCGCCTCCCTGCATCGTGGTGGACAGAGGCCGTGCTCTGCAACCGATTCGGCGGACTTCGACACAGTCCATTTTCTGCCACCCCCATTCCTGACACGGTGTCAGCATGCTGCCGGGTACCTGTCAGCCGCAGTACTGGTTGGTAACCGACGGTAGTCACACCGGTGAGCGCCGGGCGGCGCGGCGGTGGCCCGGGCGTCCCCGGAGCCTGCCGCCGCACCTCCTGGCGCAGTCGTGAGCCGGCCGCTGTCCCCTGCCGCCGGTCCACCGCACCCGCGCACGGTCCCACGGCGCGCCCGTCCGACCGCCGGCCGGCTGTGGGGCGCCACATGTGCGGGTGGACTGGACTTTCCACGCGTGGTCCTGCCGTGCCGTACGGGCGCGGGCCCGGGCGCCGGTGCGGTCGCACCTGGCGGGTGCGGCGCGGTCGTACGGTCACCAGCTCAACGAGGCCGCCCCCGGCCCGGACACGCACCGCGCGGCAAAGGGTGGCAAAGGGGTGAACAGGCGGCCCGGTAGAATCGAAGCCGACACCCCCACATCGCTGCCGGAAGGCCGTCTGTGTCCTCTGCTACCCCCGACCAGTCCGTGCCGCCGGTCGACACCGTCCTGGTGGTCGACTTCGGCGCCCAGTACGCCCAGCTCATCGCCCGCCGGGTGCGTGAGGCACGGGTCTACAGCGAGATCGTGCCGAGCTCCATGCCGGTCGCCGAGATGCTCGCCAAGAACCCGAAGGCGATCATCCTCTCCGGCGGCCCGTCCTCGGTCTACGAGGAGGGCGCGCCGCGGCTCGACCGCGCGATCTTCGAGGCCGGGGTCCCGGTCTTCGGCATGTGCTACGGCTTCCAGCTGATGGCGATCACGCTCGGCGGGACCGTCGACAACAGCGGTGCCCGTGAGTACGGCCGCACCCCGCTGCACGTCAGCAAGTCCGGCTCCACCCTCTTCGAGGGCACCCCGGCCGAGCAGTCGGTCTGGATGTCGCACGGCGACGCCTGCTCCGCCGCCCCCGAGGGCTTCACCGTGACCGCCTCCACCGACGTGGTCCCGGTCGCCGCCTTCGAGAACGACGAGGCCAAGCTCTACGGCGTCCAGTACCACCCCGAGGTGCTGCACTCCACGCACGGTCAGCAGATCCTCGAGCACTTCCTCTACCGCGGCGCGGGCATCGCCCCGACCTGGACCACCCACAACGTGGTGGACGAGCAGATCGCGCTGATCAAGGAGCAGGTCGGCGACAAGCGCGCGATCTGCGGCCTGTCCGGCGGCGTGGACTCCGCGGTGGCGGCGGCCCTGGTGGCCAAGGCCATCGGCGACCAGCTGACCTGCGTGTACGTGGACCACGGTCTGATGCGCAAGGGCGAGACCGAGCAGGTCGAGAAGGACTTCGTGGCCGCCACCGGCGTCAAGCTCAAGGTGGTGGACGCCGAGGAGCGCTTCCTGACCGCGCTCAAGGGCGTCAGCGACCCGGAGGAGAAGCGCAAGATCATCGGCCGGGAGTTCATCCGGGTCTTCGAGCAGGCGCAGGCCGAGATCATCGCGGACGAGGG from Kitasatospora azatica KCTC 9699 harbors:
- the guaA gene encoding glutamine-hydrolyzing GMP synthase, whose product is MSSATPDQSVPPVDTVLVVDFGAQYAQLIARRVREARVYSEIVPSSMPVAEMLAKNPKAIILSGGPSSVYEEGAPRLDRAIFEAGVPVFGMCYGFQLMAITLGGTVDNSGAREYGRTPLHVSKSGSTLFEGTPAEQSVWMSHGDACSAAPEGFTVTASTDVVPVAAFENDEAKLYGVQYHPEVLHSTHGQQILEHFLYRGAGIAPTWTTHNVVDEQIALIKEQVGDKRAICGLSGGVDSAVAAALVAKAIGDQLTCVYVDHGLMRKGETEQVEKDFVAATGVKLKVVDAEERFLTALKGVSDPEEKRKIIGREFIRVFEQAQAEIIADEGPAVEFLVQGTLYPDVVESGGGTGTANIKSHHNVGGLPEDLEFQLVEPLRKLFKDEVRMVGQELGLPEEIVQRQPFPGPGLGIRIVGEVTKERLDLLREADAIAREELTLAGLDREIWQCPVVLLADVRSVGVQGDGRTYGHPIVLRPVSSEDAMTADWSRLPYEVLAKISTRITNEVRDVNRVVLDVTSKPPGTIEWE
- a CDS encoding sensor histidine kinase, which produces MNLRRQIAVTVAVVSFLVALTVGLLVHRASVAQHTAQSRAAAEAALDAVLDYYDRTGALPSAWHAQIDAPGLPAPLSRLAAQGRHGSMLGDGPAPGHGSPLGHGSPGSAMWAAGRADGKVFSVWIDYAPDARAIAALDRTIMVSAALSVVVTALAGVLVAHRISRRLRTAARIARTIAQGDLEARIGPLGRPRDEVAELAAALDSMSTVLSSKLANEQRFTADVAHELRTPLTGLLTAAELLPPGRPTELVQDRVRVLRGLTEDLLEVSRLDAGAETPELARVTLGPLLKRMLDPAVELRVRADAEVTTDPRRLDRVLGNLVANARRHGAAPVVVTVDGPAISVRDHGPGYPAEVLADGPQRFRTGARARGQGHGLGLTIAQGHAAALGVRLRLGNHPDGGALAELVFPG
- the cseB gene encoding two-component system response regulator CseB yields the protein MTATPRVLLVEDDEVIREATRMALERYGFPVDTAADGLEGLELFRARRPDLLLLDVMLPLLDGVGLCRRIREESQLPILMMSARTDPIDVVSGLEAGADDYVTKPFETAVLVARIRTVLRRTGLQAPAAAPEPPRTVREIDGLQVDTDALDVRVDGRPVPLTPTELRLLLEFTAAPGILLERQTLLERVWDYAWGADTRVVDVHVQRLRAKIGADRIETVRGFGYRLRRLRGGGT